The genomic stretch GAAAGCTTCGACGGCTTCCTGCTGCACGAGCCGTCTCGGCTCATGACGCGATCGGGCGACTTCTACAAAGTGTTCACGCCCTTCTACAACCGGCTTGCGGAAGACGAATTTCGAGATCCGTTTGACGTGCCGACCTCGATTGTCGCGTGGCAGGGCAAGCTGACCTCAAACAAGCTCGATGAGTTCAAGCTTCTACCCAAAAGCCCTGATTGGTCGTCCGGCCTTGCCGAACGATGGCAGCCCGGTGAACAAGGCGCGGCAGACCGGTTGGCGACTTTTCTCGATGATCGGCTCGGCAATTATACCGATAGTCGGAACGTGCCCGGTGTCCAAGGGACCTCGGGGTTGTCACCGCATCTCGCGCACGGCGAAATCACACCGTTCCAGATAATGGCGGCCTTGCGGCGCAGGCGCGGTGAAGGCGCACAGACCTTCCGTAAGGAACTCGCTTGGCGGGAGTTCTCATTCATCTGCTTTTCAATCGGCCAAAGCTGCAAATCGAAAATTTTCGGTCCGAGTTCGATGCATTCGATTGGAGAAGCGCGCCGGCGGCGCTCAGGGCGTGGCAGTCCGGGCGAACTGGCTATCCCATAGTGGACGCCGGAATGCGTGAACTCTGGCAGACCGGGTGGATGCACAATCGGGTCCGCATGATCGCGGCGTCGTTCCTTGTCAAAGACCTTCTCATCGACTGGCGCGATGGCGAGGAATGGTTCTGGGATACGTTGGTGGATGCGGACGCTGCCAACAATCCGGCCAGCTGGCAGTGGGTGGCCGGATCAGGCGCCGACGCCGCTCCTTATTTCCGGATTTTCAACCCGATACTTCAGGGTGAGAAATTCGATGCGGATGGCAGTTACGTCCGGCGCTATGTCCCGGAACTGGCAAAGCTGCCCGACCGGTATGTGCACCGCCCATGGGAAGCTCCCGCTTCAGTTCTGAAGGAGTGCGGAATCACCATCGGCGAGAATTACCCTTCGCCAATCGTGAACCATTCAGACGCCAGGGAGCGCGCGCTGGCCGCCTACCGCGAGACACGAAGCAATTAGGATCAGTCGCGAACCATCCATCATTATTCGAGGCGAGGAATAGGTCGCGGCAACGTCCAGCAGAGCGGGGCATGGGCAGCGCTCGCTAAAGCCTGAGCAGTGGCTGTATGATGCGGCCAAGCCGGCTTTGAAGCACGATATTGCCCTGGAGTGCTACGATACAGATGCAAGGGTCGCCGTCACATACGGTCGGCTTGTGCTCCATCGTCTCGTCGGCCTCGTCGAAGTCGCCAGGGCCATAGCGGCCGAACTGGTGTTCGAATGCGCCTTCAAGCACGCATGTCCATTCGTATCCGGTATGCTTGTGGTGTGGCAGCTTGGTTCCTGGCGCCGCCTTCAGCATGAACACCTTGATATTCGAGACTTCAGGCACCGACACCGAACGTTGGCGCACACCCGGCCCGACCCAACGCCATGGCCCAAGCTGGTAGCGGCCAAGTGGTTCTTCGGGCATCTTGTCAGGGGCAGCGGAGTTCTTCTCGATCAGGCGCAACACGTTGCGCAGCGCACCTGGCTCCAATGACACGGGTGTTGCCTGTTCAAGAAGCTCGCCACCGATCGCCTCGTACCCGCCCTCCTTGCGGCTGCAGGCGGCACACAAGGACAGATGCATCGAAACGACAAGCCCGCGCGCTTCATCAAGCGTGCCGGAAGCAAAGGCCGCGAGGGTCTCGTCGGTCGGATGATGGGCAATGGCCTCAGTCATTTCAGCTCACCAACTCTGTCTCTCAACCTTTGCAAGGCAAGCCTGATCCGCGACTTGACGGTGCCCAGCGGGATGCCGAGGAGATTTGCGATTTCGGCGTGTGCAAGGCCATCGAAGAATGAGAGGCGAATGACGCGCAACTGTTCATCCGGCAGTGCTACTATCGACGATCTGACATACGCCTCACGCTCGGCGACGAGCAGTTGACTCTCAGGCTCGTCATTGTCTTGCTCTTCCAGCATGCCATCTTCCTCGGCCCATGTAGTGGCGCGGCCTTCGCGGCGACTCTCATCGACGCTGATATTGCGGGCGATCGCATAAACCCAAGCCGACGCAGTCGCTCGCTCGGGATCATATTGTGCAGCCTTGCGCCAAAGTTTGATCAATGTTTCCTGTGCCAGATCCTCTGCACGGTCACGACTTGCGCCGCGCCGTATCATCATCGCCTTGATGCGCGGCGCATAATGTTCGAACAGTTCCGCGAACGCGTCGCGATCCTGACTTGCCGCGACACGCCTGATCAGCCGGGCTGGATCGAATTCCACCATCGTTCTGCTATACGCTCTATCCTGCTCCGGCTGGCAAGGCAGCGTTATGAGTTTCTCGACTCCATTACGCACCACGCAGTCTTTTGGATCACTGATTTCATCCGCTTCTGACTTTCAGATCACTTTTGTTCGGCCAGCCATCCGTTTTTCAGCGAGTTGTGATCCATTTCGGTACGGCAACCGTATTGAAACAGAGATAATCAGAACCCTGTGCTCCGATGGTAGCCCATCAGAAGGCAAGTATGCGTGGTGATCGCCAGAAGGTGTCGGCCGACGCCAGTTGGCGCACACTGGTCAAGAGTGCAAACGGAAGAGCCTGGACATGCCAAATGTTGTCTTGATCGTCGGCAGCGCACCAGATGCGGTTCGATGCGGAGATTGGCCCAGAGCGGCGTTTTCCTCGATTGTCGTCATAAACAATGCCTGGCGCGTGCGGCCTGACTGGGACTACCTGATCCACCCTGACGATTTTCCCGATGACCGCCTGCCGAGCGATGAACGTTCCGGAATGGCTTCGATCATAAAGTCGAATGCCTTCGTCCCTGCCCAGAACGCATTCGGTGGGTTTGTGTATGCGGGCGGCACAATGGCCTTCACCGCTGCCTATTGGGCTCTGAAGGCCCTCAAGCCGGATGTGATGGCGTTCCTGGGTTGCGATATGATTTATCCCAAAAACGCGCCGACGCATTTCTATGGCGTTGGAACAGCTGACCCGCTGCGCGACGACGTGACATTGAGGGACTTGGAGGCGAAGTCTGGAAGGCTCTTCGCCAAAGCCCTGCGTTACGGAACAGTCTGTCTGAACCTTTCAAATCTTCCTGAAAGTCGTCTCGCCATACCGCGGGTGACCCTGCGGTTTATCGAGCGACTTACCTCGGTTCGGATCAAAGCGCTCAAGGCGATGCTTGAAGGCGCCGTCGATCCGATTTCCATCGAGACCGCCGACACACTCGAGGCTGAACTCGGGTATTTTGTTGAACATGGCAGATACTGGGAACACGCGTCGGATTTCGATGAAGCCGCGCTGGAGAAAATCGATCACCGCTGGCGTTCATCGGTAGACCAACTGCCAGCGTCGGTTGCTCCGAGCGACGCTTGCTGGGGACACGGTCGGGCGCGCAAGGCCGATATTGATCAACAAGAGCATCGGGTTAGTCGCGACGTCCCCTCTCATCCTGTCGAAGGCGCGTAGGTCGAAGTGGCTGGAGGACAGGAGCCTCTTGGGAGGAGGGCGGCGTCATGCTGACTCGAGACGAAATAACTAAGCTCATCTTGCGAACGAGCATGCGTGATCGGGCTGCGTTCGATCTACTCTACAAGCATACGTGCGCGAAATTGTTCGGTGTATGCCTGCGTATTTTGGGAGACAAAGGGGAAGCCGAGGAAGCGCTGCAAGAAGTCTACGTAAAGATATGGACCAAGGCTGATCGATATGCGGCCTCGGACCTCAGCCCTATCTCCTGGCTTGTAGCGGTTGCCCGTAATCATTCGATCGATCTTATCAGAGCGCGCCGCCCTCCAGCTGTCGACCTGGCGGCGGCGAGCGATATAGCCGACACGACCCCGTGGGGCGAGGAATTGCTGATTGAAAGCGACCAGCAGGCCAGTGTTGCCCGATGCATCGACAGCTTGAGCAAGGACAAAGCCGCAGCGGTCAGGGGCGCGTATCAGGAGGGCGTCTCCTACGCAGAGCTTGCAAAGCGTCACAACGTGCCGCTCAACACAATGCGAACCTGGCTTCGGCATAGCCTGATCAAACTACGGGCGAGCTTTGAGGAATGACTTTAAGAATGGAGCCAGGGCGAGCTTGGCTGTCTTAAGGAGATCGTTGTTTGGGTGGACATGCTGAAGCTCCGGCTGTGGCCAAAAAGTCGGCATTCAGCTTCGTTGTTCGTCCGCTCCTACGCCGAGCCTGAGTTCGAAACACTCCTGGCCGACTTTGCCAGTTCCTGTTCCAGATCCACCAGTTCCTTGCCGCCCGCCATCAGATTGAGCAGCTGATCTCGGGTGATTTCGCCCTTGGCGTAGGTGCCGGTGCTTCTGCCGCGCTTCAGGAGCGTGAAGCGGTCGCCGACGACATAGGCGTGGTGAACGTTGTGGGAGATGAAGATGACGCCGATGCCGCGTGCCTTGGACTGCACGATGAGCTTCAGCACCACGGATGCCTGGTGGACGCCCAGCGCCGATGTCGGCTCGTCCAGGATCAGCACCTTGGCGCCGAAATAGACCGCACGCGCAATCGCCAGGCATTGGCGTTCGCCGCCCGACAGCGTGCCGACCGGCTGTTCGGGATCGCGCAGCTGGATGCCCATCGCCGACATCTCGTCATAGGCGGTGCGGTTGGCGAAATCGGCATCGAACTGGCTGATCGGCCCGAACTTGCGCATCGGCTCGCGCCCGAGGAAGAAGTTGCGCGCCACGCTCATCAGCGGCACAAGCGCCAGGTCCTGGTAGACGGTTGCAATGCCGCTGTCGCGCGTATCGGCGGGCGAGGCAAAGCGTGTCGGCTTGCCCTGCACGCGGATTTCGCCTTCGTCCGGCGTGTAGACGCCCGACAGCGTCTTGATCAGCGTCGATTTGCCGGCGCCATTGTCGCCGAGCAGGCAATGCACCTCGCCGGGGCAGACATCGAAGGACACGTCCTTGAGTGCCACGACCGAGCCGAAATACTTGCTGACGGACTTCAGTTCGACATAGGGCTCGGCCATCACCGGCTCCTCATGGCACGGTTGCGCACATAGCTGTTGAACAGCACCGCGATGACCATCATGGCGCCCATGAACAGCTTGAACCAGTCGGTGTCGATGCCGGTGTAGAAAATTCCCATCTGCACGACGCCGAAGATCAGGGCGCCGAACATGGCGCCGATCGCCGATCCGTAGCCGCCGGTGAGCAGCGTGCCGCCGATGACGACGGCAATGATGGCCTCGAACTCCTTCTGCGTGCCGCGCAGCGTGTCGGCCGAGCCGGTGACCAGCACCTGGATCGCCGCGAACAGGGCAGCCGCGAGTGCCGTCATGACGAACAGCGTGATCTTGGTGCGCGCCACCGGCACGCCGAGATTGCGCGCGGCATTGGCTTCGCCGCCGGCGGCGAAGATCCAGTTGCCGAAGCGGCTGCGCGTCAACAGCCAGGTGCAGGCCAGGGTCAGCACGATCCACCACACGATCGATACCGGAATGCCCGAGATCGAGGGCAGGCCGTCGGCCCGTTTGCCAATCAGGCCGATGTTCGAAAGCCAGGCGATCAGGCCGGAAAACACCTGTCCGGAGAACAGGCTGTTGAGCGGATCGTTCTGCGCCAGTTCGTGCACGCCCGACACCTGGGTCCGCCCTGATATGCCGCGTGTCAGGCCAAGGGTGAGGCCGCGCAGCATGAACAGGCTGCCGAGCGTCACGATGAAGGAGGGCAGTCCGGTCCTGACGACGGCCAGCCCGTTGAGCGCGCCGATGCCGCCGCAGACGGCGAAGGTGAACAGCAG from Mesorhizobium sp. NZP2077 encodes the following:
- a CDS encoding ATP-binding cassette domain-containing protein; protein product: MAEPYVELKSVSKYFGSVVALKDVSFDVCPGEVHCLLGDNGAGKSTLIKTLSGVYTPDEGEIRVQGKPTRFASPADTRDSGIATVYQDLALVPLMSVARNFFLGREPMRKFGPISQFDADFANRTAYDEMSAMGIQLRDPEQPVGTLSGGERQCLAIARAVYFGAKVLILDEPTSALGVHQASVVLKLIVQSKARGIGVIFISHNVHHAYVVGDRFTLLKRGRSTGTYAKGEITRDQLLNLMAGGKELVDLEQELAKSARSVSNSGSA
- a CDS encoding deoxyribodipyrimidine photo-lyase — encoded protein: MTITPAPIIVLFRNDLRVSDNGALAAASATGKPVVPLFILDEGQQDARPAGAASRWWLHHSLSALGNSLGLLGAPLAIRQGATKEIVAETARTTGADSVFWNRRYTPVSIAADTALKSELRAERFQAESFDGFLLHEPSRLMTRSGDFYKVFTPFYNRLAEDEFRDPFDVPTSIVAWQGKLTSNKLDEFKLLPKSPDWSSGLAERWQPGEQGAADRLATFLDDRLGNYTDSRNVPGVQGTSGLSPHLAHGEITPFQIMAALRRRRGEGAQTFRKELAWREFSFICFSIGQSCKSKIFGPSSMHSIGEARRRRSGRGSPGELAIP
- a CDS encoding sigma-70 family RNA polymerase sigma factor; this encodes MVEFDPARLIRRVAASQDRDAFAELFEHYAPRIKAMMIRRGASRDRAEDLAQETLIKLWRKAAQYDPERATASAWVYAIARNISVDESRREGRATTWAEEDGMLEEQDNDEPESQLLVAEREAYVRSSIVALPDEQLRVIRLSFFDGLAHAEIANLLGIPLGTVKSRIRLALQRLRDRVGELK
- a CDS encoding sigma-70 family RNA polymerase sigma factor produces the protein MTRDEITKLILRTSMRDRAAFDLLYKHTCAKLFGVCLRILGDKGEAEEALQEVYVKIWTKADRYAASDLSPISWLVAVARNHSIDLIRARRPPAVDLAAASDIADTTPWGEELLIESDQQASVARCIDSLSKDKAAAVRGAYQEGVSYAELAKRHNVPLNTMRTWLRHSLIKLRASFEE
- a CDS encoding ChrR family anti-sigma-E factor; protein product: MTEAIAHHPTDETLAAFASGTLDEARGLVVSMHLSLCAACSRKEGGYEAIGGELLEQATPVSLEPGALRNVLRLIEKNSAAPDKMPEEPLGRYQLGPWRWVGPGVRQRSVSVPEVSNIKVFMLKAAPGTKLPHHKHTGYEWTCVLEGAFEHQFGRYGPGDFDEADETMEHKPTVCDGDPCICIVALQGNIVLQSRLGRIIQPLLRL
- a CDS encoding FAD-binding domain-containing protein is translated as MENFRSEFDAFDWRSAPAALRAWQSGRTGYPIVDAGMRELWQTGWMHNRVRMIAASFLVKDLLIDWRDGEEWFWDTLVDADAANNPASWQWVAGSGADAAPYFRIFNPILQGEKFDADGSYVRRYVPELAKLPDRYVHRPWEAPASVLKECGITIGENYPSPIVNHSDARERALAAYRETRSN
- a CDS encoding ABC transporter permease yields the protein MVSEIRDERVRSVSRLSRLLSRPELGAAAGTVLVFVFFAITAGGTGLFSAKGIINFLEVSAQLGILAAPVALLMIAGEFDLSVGSMIGFAGILIAIPAVFWGWPIWLSLLFTFAVCGGIGALNGLAVVRTGLPSFIVTLGSLFMLRGLTLGLTRGISGRTQVSGVHELAQNDPLNSLFSGQVFSGLIAWLSNIGLIGKRADGLPSISGIPVSIVWWIVLTLACTWLLTRSRFGNWIFAAGGEANAARNLGVPVARTKITLFVMTALAAALFAAIQVLVTGSADTLRGTQKEFEAIIAVVIGGTLLTGGYGSAIGAMFGALIFGVVQMGIFYTGIDTDWFKLFMGAMMVIAVLFNSYVRNRAMRSR